The Methanobacterium sp. BAmetb5 genome includes a region encoding these proteins:
- a CDS encoding TetR/AcrR family transcriptional regulator has translation MVSNRTKRERERKANEITDAAEKCFFKKGYDKTTMDEIAAQLELTKTAIYRYFENKEELYFSVAVRGVKILNKMMIEEFSSQNNGREKVLKTCYAFKKFYKQFPDYCRVLTEAHDRDPEFMNTPHIQELIKIDQQNLGIICDSIDIGKKDGSIREDINTFLTALYLVKSTLNIFSSSLSTIYYLGLFGMSKEDLIEHSLDLMIHSISK, from the coding sequence TTGGTATCTAATAGAACAAAAAGGGAAAGAGAACGAAAAGCTAATGAAATCACCGATGCTGCTGAAAAATGCTTCTTCAAAAAAGGGTATGATAAAACTACCATGGATGAAATAGCCGCCCAATTAGAACTCACAAAAACCGCAATTTACAGGTATTTTGAGAATAAAGAGGAGCTTTATTTCTCTGTGGCAGTTAGAGGTGTCAAAATCCTGAATAAAATGATGATAGAAGAATTTTCATCTCAAAATAATGGTCGGGAAAAGGTATTAAAGACATGCTATGCCTTCAAGAAATTTTACAAACAATTCCCGGATTATTGTCGGGTGCTAACAGAGGCCCACGATAGAGACCCCGAATTTATGAACACGCCCCACATTCAGGAACTCATAAAAATTGACCAACAGAACCTGGGAATAATATGTGATTCCATAGACATTGGAAAAAAGGATGGTTCAATTAGGGAGGACATTAACACATTTCTTACTGCTCTATACTTAGTAAAATCAACTTTAAACATATTTAGCTCATCATTATCGACGATTTACTATTTAGGTTTATTTGGAATGAGTAAAGAGGATTTAATTGAACATTCATTGGATCTGATGATTCATTCCATTTCAAAATGA
- a CDS encoding flavodoxin family protein, which translates to MKALILDGSRSLDGPLATINNEVTLLLEKNGWEVENFHLLEENIATCVGCFGCWLKTPGECIIKDKGPEIAKKFIQSDLKVFITPITFGGYSYQLKKMVDRLLPTATPFFKIMKGEMHHVPRYGDGEDNNLIWIGYLPQQDTESENIFRKLTERNNINMYCSNPCVEIFTGDVEDLDLSKISRHIEDKEVLV; encoded by the coding sequence ATGAAAGCTTTGATATTAGACGGTTCCAGAAGTCTCGACGGTCCCCTGGCTACAATCAACAATGAGGTTACCCTGCTACTGGAAAAAAACGGGTGGGAAGTTGAAAATTTCCATCTCCTTGAAGAAAACATTGCCACATGCGTGGGCTGCTTCGGGTGCTGGCTTAAAACACCAGGAGAATGCATTATAAAAGATAAAGGTCCAGAAATAGCAAAAAAATTTATTCAATCTGACCTTAAAGTATTTATAACCCCTATAACATTTGGTGGTTATTCTTACCAACTGAAAAAGATGGTTGATCGACTGCTACCAACTGCTACTCCATTTTTCAAAATAATGAAGGGGGAAATGCATCACGTGCCCCGATATGGAGATGGAGAGGATAATAACCTGATTTGGATTGGATACTTACCACAACAAGATACTGAAAGCGAGAATATTTTCAGAAAACTCACCGAACGCAACAATATTAATATGTACTGCTCTAATCCCTGTGTTGAGATCTTCACTGGTGATGTTGAAGATCTGGATCTCAGTAAAATCTCTCGTCATATCGAAGATAAGGAGGTGTTGGTATGA
- a CDS encoding NAD(P)H-dependent oxidoreductase encodes MSKLRNALILVGSPKGKKSASNNIASYIEDGFNKNEVQTEKVFVARYKKPDKLKELLKKASESELIVIVAPLYFDSIPALTIRFMEEFSNYKKSLPKTQQKLMAVFNCGFPESYQNDVAIKICENFASQTDMEWMGGIAVGMGPSVENKSLKDAGMPAKNLREGLDTIIDSLSNNDTVPPEAIATASKLSLPLFLVKFGYAHLSKSLYWKRRVKDKEIIKKMYDRPYDVDNVE; translated from the coding sequence ATGAGTAAGCTCCGGAATGCATTAATTCTGGTTGGAAGCCCTAAAGGAAAAAAGAGCGCATCCAATAACATTGCATCTTACATTGAAGATGGATTCAACAAAAACGAAGTTCAAACTGAAAAGGTTTTCGTTGCAAGATACAAAAAACCAGATAAGCTAAAAGAATTGCTTAAAAAAGCATCTGAATCAGAATTAATCGTAATAGTAGCCCCTTTATACTTTGATAGTATTCCAGCCCTAACAATCAGATTTATGGAAGAATTCTCCAATTACAAAAAGTCTCTGCCCAAAACCCAGCAAAAACTGATGGCTGTATTCAACTGTGGCTTCCCTGAATCATATCAAAATGATGTGGCTATCAAAATATGTGAAAATTTTGCATCTCAGACAGATATGGAATGGATGGGTGGCATAGCAGTTGGAATGGGCCCTTCTGTTGAAAATAAATCTTTAAAAGATGCAGGGATGCCTGCTAAAAACCTTCGAGAGGGTTTAGATACGATAATTGACTCTCTTTCCAACAATGATACTGTCCCCCCTGAAGCCATAGCAACTGCTTCAAAACTTTCTTTGCCCCTCTTTTTAGTCAAATTTGGTTATGCCCATCTATCTAAATCATTATATTGGAAAAGGCGAGTTAAAGACAAAGAAATTATTAAAAAGATGTATGATCGTCCCTATGACGTAGATAATGTAGAATAA
- a CDS encoding SDR family oxidoreductase, giving the protein MDNSEYYQNKICIVTGANSGIGYAVSEELLKRGAIVYMAGRNPEKVANAAKQLSSYKDQIHTLIVDVTDQHQVQKAIEDTVAEAGRLDFLFNNAGVGFKSPYEKATLKDWKTIIDTNLWSVIYGVHTAVPIMLKQGSGHIVNTSSVSGIIPTPFSSLYSLTKFGVTGFTESLKYEYAEKGIYFSTICPSNIATPIFKKDMSGNVNDEVKIPDDAYSVDKTAVLILDQVSQQKGIIVIPEEPNTHNWNCYIKGEDEVLFQLAHSLRASYEKEGN; this is encoded by the coding sequence ATGGATAATTCGGAGTATTACCAGAATAAAATATGTATTGTGACCGGTGCAAATTCAGGTATTGGTTATGCAGTGAGTGAAGAACTCTTAAAAAGAGGAGCAATTGTTTACATGGCCGGTCGCAATCCAGAAAAAGTTGCAAACGCGGCCAAACAACTCTCTTCTTACAAGGATCAAATTCACACACTCATCGTGGATGTGACTGATCAACATCAAGTGCAAAAGGCAATTGAAGATACAGTAGCAGAGGCCGGCAGACTGGACTTCTTATTCAATAATGCAGGAGTCGGCTTCAAATCCCCCTATGAGAAGGCCACCCTTAAGGACTGGAAAACAATCATTGATACCAATCTCTGGAGTGTTATTTACGGAGTCCATACAGCAGTTCCAATCATGCTGAAACAGGGATCTGGGCATATTGTTAACACCAGTTCTGTTTCAGGAATTATCCCTACCCCCTTTTCGTCTCTCTATTCTCTCACCAAATTTGGTGTCACTGGGTTTACTGAATCTCTAAAATATGAATATGCAGAAAAAGGCATCTATTTTTCAACCATCTGCCCTTCCAATATTGCAACACCCATCTTTAAGAAAGATATGAGTGGTAATGTTAACGATGAAGTGAAGATCCCTGATGATGCCTATTCAGTTGATAAAACAGCAGTCCTCATTCTGGACCAAGTTTCCCAACAAAAGGGAATTATTGTAATACCTGAGGAACCCAACACTCATAATTGGAACTGCTACATAAAAGGAGAAGACGAAGTGTTGTTTCAGTTGGCACATTCCCTCAGGGCATCGTATGAAAAGGAGGGAAATTAA
- a CDS encoding flavodoxin family protein, whose translation MQKVILGICGSPRKQATEYVLTEALNTLEEKGYQTELFTVRGKNISPCRNCDYCLREKECILKDDMYELYPNFKDIDGIIMATPIYNGGVSAQIKAVMDRTRAAAAANMDFLKHKVGMAIAVGGDRVGGQELAIQQIMTFYILNGAIPVSGGPFGSNLGANFWSQDTLKGVKADEEGFRSLKKTLNRFHEFMETYQRK comes from the coding sequence GTGCAAAAAGTAATTTTAGGAATATGCGGAAGCCCCAGGAAACAGGCTACAGAGTACGTTCTAACTGAAGCTCTGAATACCCTGGAAGAAAAGGGTTACCAAACCGAGTTGTTCACTGTGAGGGGAAAGAATATCAGCCCCTGCAGAAACTGTGATTACTGCCTGCGGGAGAAGGAATGCATCCTCAAAGACGACATGTACGAGCTCTACCCTAATTTTAAGGATATTGACGGGATTATAATGGCCACACCCATCTACAATGGGGGAGTCAGCGCCCAGATAAAAGCAGTTATGGACCGCACCCGTGCAGCAGCAGCTGCAAACATGGATTTCCTTAAACACAAAGTGGGAATGGCCATTGCTGTGGGAGGAGACCGTGTAGGAGGCCAGGAACTAGCAATACAACAGATCATGACCTTTTACATCTTAAACGGAGCCATACCAGTTAGTGGTGGGCCATTCGGGTCTAACCTGGGAGCGAATTTCTGGTCACAGGATACATTGAAGGGTGTAAAGGCCGATGAAGAAGGGTTCAGAAGCCTTAAAAAAACCTTAAACCGGTTCCATGAATTCATGGAAACCTATCAAAGGAAATAG
- a CDS encoding 4Fe-4S binding protein: MRIEVDPEKCTGCGVCKEECPKGAKIWDINKKAMATNLRFCHLCTICASKCPEDAIRIIRDDEDEPKKQDTEEDR; the protein is encoded by the coding sequence ATGAGAATAGAAGTTGATCCAGAAAAATGTACTGGTTGCGGAGTATGTAAGGAAGAATGCCCCAAGGGTGCCAAGATCTGGGATATTAATAAAAAGGCCATGGCCACCAATTTAAGATTCTGTCACCTGTGCACGATCTGTGCTTCCAAGTGTCCAGAAGATGCAATCCGTATCATAAGGGATGATGAAGATGAACCGAAAAAGCAAGATACAGAGGAAGACCGCTGA
- the hisB gene encoding imidazoleglycerol-phosphate dehydratase HisB, with amino-acid sequence MNRKSKIQRKTAETNITIELDVDGTGQYQVETGIQFLNHMLESFTRHSLFDLKVEAQGDTEIDDHHTVEDVGIVLGEALHQALGDKKGIRRMAHALIPMDESLAMVAVDLSGRSYTVLDLNFHQDKVGDLSTENVGHFLESLAQSGKINLHARVEGENDHHQVEAIFKALARALHDATRVVHDRVPSTKGVI; translated from the coding sequence ATGAACCGAAAAAGCAAGATACAGAGGAAGACCGCTGAAACCAATATAACCATTGAACTTGATGTGGATGGTACTGGCCAGTACCAGGTGGAAACCGGTATCCAGTTCTTAAACCACATGCTGGAATCCTTCACCAGACACAGTCTGTTCGATTTGAAGGTGGAAGCCCAGGGTGATACGGAAATAGATGACCACCACACTGTGGAAGACGTGGGAATAGTGCTGGGAGAAGCTCTGCACCAGGCCCTTGGTGACAAGAAAGGTATAAGAAGAATGGCCCATGCCCTGATACCCATGGACGAATCCCTGGCCATGGTGGCCGTGGATCTCTCAGGACGCAGTTACACTGTGCTGGATCTGAACTTCCACCAAGACAAAGTAGGTGACCTCAGCACCGAGAACGTGGGTCACTTTTTAGAGTCACTGGCCCAGAGTGGGAAGATAAATCTCCACGCCCGTGTGGAAGGGGAAAACGACCATCACCAGGTGGAAGCAATATTTAAGGCCCTGGCCCGTGCCCTGCACGATGCCACCAGAGTGGTCCATGACCGGGTACCCAGTACTAAGGGAGTCATTTAA